The genomic interval TTCCAAACAAACTACTGAATATACTAAATAAGTGAAGAGGGCATCAATATTCTTCACTACTGTTTTGTTCAAATATCTGTTGGTCTACCAACTTGAGACTCTTCAGACTTAAATTAAATGATTCCATTTCTATGTTGATCAAAATATGTAGGGTTGAGTTACTGTTTTACCAGTTAAAGTTGTATGGATTTAATTAAACTGGctagaatataaatataaagcattacataGATAATGTGAAACTAGAACCAGAATAATGTTTGGTGCAGTTGGTAGAGTTCATTGCCACTACTTGCTCTGGCATTGTTCTGAATGCTTTGAAAACATCCTGATACAGATCTCGCAGAGTTAATGATTTCAAACCAGGTAGCAGTCATCAATGTGAATGTTgtctaataaaaaataaaaaatatgtgcaATAGACAACAAATATAGAGAccttcttaaaagaaaaaacaaaaacctttagTGCCTCTGCAGAATTATACACCTACATCTACAGTGCTATCTACTTCAGTGGCATTTTTCAGTGTGCGAGTGCTTTGCTTCCCTTACCGCTCTGAGTACATAATACATTCAATACTTTTACGCGCCAATTTAGCTGTCAGATTGGCTCTTTTGTTGTTGGAAATGTTGCATGGACATGTACTGAGAAATGGCAGCAAATAGTGATTAATAACATTGTAACAGTTTAACTGTGGAAATTataacagaataaaataaatgtaccaTTCTTGTATACAGACAATGTAAGACTAGCCTTCAAAAATGTTCCTAAAAAGGAATGCCACTCAATTAATGGATGTTACAGCTATAGCCTAAGAAGCAGAAGTAAACTTTGACATAAtggagttattttttttaagacagaACATGTGCAGACTTACACATGTCTCTATTAGATATCACAGATTCAGGGGTCTAACAAGGtacaacaacaataatacagaCCAAATTGTCCTTAAGGCAAAGGCATAGTGTATCACAAACCTGACATTCAGTGGCATTCCCCTTTACGTACATTATATGGTGAGTAACAAGATTCTTGGCAGTTATCAAAATGTAAAGCTAATAGAtttttcacaaaacaaaatactgttttgttttctctcaaaGGGTTTTCTCATCAAACAAGCAGAATAGGTGCTGACATTTTGCTGTCCTTATGAATTTGTCTTTCAGAGAtaacaaacaaactgaggtagaAAGGAACTTGGGCTATACATAATCCTTAGGTTTCATTAATGATAAAACAGCAGCAAGATGGAATGAAATAGCTTGGGGCAGCTGTCTTTCTCAACCCCAAGATATTTGTCTACACCTTTCGTATTTCTCTCAGTTCTACATAACCACAAGCTGAGCATTTGTGTCTGCAAGCAGGGAACTAAACAATAGGATCATTGTATTTGATGTAAATGAAGGTATTTCATACGATAGCCaacaggaaaaaggaaaaaaaaatgctccaaagagaAATTTCTTTAAGGCTATAATTCTAGATACACAATGATTCCATTCTTTTCAAAGTCTGATCATAGGACGAGTTTCCATTTCAAACGAATTCAAAAGTTAAAGAATcctaaacaaataaatgagaaTTACTCTCAAACATTCATTGCAGGAAACTTTTTGATTTGTTTCAAGCTTTTTGAGGTATTAAATAGCCTTTCATGGTTAAATGATGTGATTTTAAATACAAGCCAAATGCTTGTGTGTTGTGTAGTGCTTTGATACAAGCTTATGAGGTACTAgacatatcatcatcatcatcactttcCTGAGTTGTCAAATAGAGAGcatcaaaagaaataaatggcaGAATTTTACATTgtgaattattattatgataTTTCAACAAGAATTACATAATTTATTGTTCAAATTGAATTCAccaaagctatttttttttttaattgtcaatTTATAGAGGAGAGGCTAGTTCATCAACCAAATATAagttgactgaaaaaaaaatcctattgaTCCACCTATAAATAATGGATATACCAATGTTATGGTAAGTAAATGACTTACATGCACATAAAACCTGTGTGAGGTAATGAAACCCAACTAAAATGATGCCAGTAAATTTAATTCAGCTCAAATTAACCACAAGTGTTCACAGAGAGCACAAAACATACACAGCTGAAGAACACTGTTCAATAATAAAGAGAAAGCAAGGTCTTGTCACAttgtaaagctttttttttttatattagcaCATTTCACCAATGAAGATTGTGAggcaaaaaaatacaacaaaaaacttAAACAGCACCACCTCAGGCACTTGATAGCAACTAAATCTCAAGATTAGCAGAAtagtatatatatttaaatatatatatgtatatacaaaaTGTGGGGCATCTTCTCCAAGTTGTTTGAGTTTTAGTGAACACATGGATTTAGCCATATaaagtgtttttctgcttttaaccAAAGTCTGATGTCCAGACTGACAATTTCTGTCTGAAGCTCATAAGGAAAATTCCTTTACTCTATATAGCATGTTCATGTCATCACTGTTTGGCTTTTTTGCTTCTTCACTGAAGGCTAAACATTTATTTGTACTCAACAACTGGTTTTAAAGAAACTGTGTATGATGGGTCCCTTTCAATGACTACAACCAAACATTTTATTCCACTCAGTGTACATATCAAGTTCTTTTTGTGATATGCTGGGCTGGAATTTGCAAAACACATTGTCAAAGTCTTGGTAAGAGATTGGCCTCATCTGACTAGGGTGGATGTTTGACAGGTCAGTACCAGGCATGCCATGGAGAGGACCTACAACAGCCTCTTGACAAAGCTGGACCACATCCAGTCCCGAAAAGCCTTCTGTCCTCTGAACCAGTAGTGACATCTCTTTGTCACTAAGACAGTAGTTATGCTGTGAGAGCAGCTGACTGATTATCTGATGGCGTGCAGTCCCATCAGGCAAGGGAATTAACAATCTCTTGGTAAAGTACCTCCGCACAGACTCTGGGATCTCTTCAGGCTTACTGGTGGAGCAGACCACAAGAACATGGTCCTCAGTAGAGGTCAGAATGCTGTCAAGCTGTATGAGAAGCTCAGTCTTCAGGTGATTCACAGGGCTCTCCTCACTGAGCTGGGCTGACAGCAGTAGGTCCAcctcactgatgaagactactgCTGGTTGGCGACAACGTGCCATGAGGAAAGAAGCCTGGATGATCTTGTCCCCTTCTCCCAACCACTTGGTCACCAGTGCTGAACTGCTTAATCGCAAAAAGGCAGCCCCCAGTTGGTTGGCCATGCAGCGTGCCAGAAGTGTCCTACCAGTTCCCTGAGGTCCAAATAAAAGGAGGCTCCGAGGTAACGTGGCAAGTCCACTGAACATATCAGGCCTTAAAATGGGCCatagtatctcctctttgatgGCTGCTTTGGCCATATCCAGACCTGCAATGTCACTCCAGTCCACTGGGGAGCCCTGCTGAAGGATTTCTGTGGTTACCAACTCCACCAGATTGGAATCACTGTTCTTCAGCTGTTCCTCTGCAGCATGGATAGAAGAGGTAGCTGTACCTATGTCAGACCCTGTTAAGGAGTGAGAGAGGTGCTGTCTGTGTTCTTCAGTTTGCTCGCTCATGATGGGAGATTCAAACTTGCTGTAGGGTTCATTAGTTCTAAGATCACCTGCAGAGCTTTTGGTTGAGCCATACGATGGAGGAGTTAGTGCTCTGCCAGAGTGTAAGTTAAATTTTCTTTGCTGATCAGAAGATATTGGCTGTTTGGTTGGCTTAAAAGCTAAAGATGATGCTTCAGCATTTCTTTCAAAGCCACTGCCCCTGTTTGAATCTGAGACACTGCCATCTACTATTCTGTACATGGGGCTCTGTGCAGAGCGCTGTTGGTTGTAGCTGAAATTACCATAGCTTGAGTCCATATCTCCATGTCCACTCATGTAGAAAGCTTTTCGTTTTAATGAGTTGGATGTGCTGCCATTCAAAGGTGTTGGTGCAATTGGGGTATGATTATTGGACTGGTAGGCATAGCCAGGCAATGTAGAGGGAGGGATTGGTGTAGGAGCTGCAATACCAGACGGCAGATAAGCAGAAGGAGGGGGTGCTCCCCCAGGGCTATAACCAGGGCCAACTGCAGTCTGCGAAGCATACCCTGTCGGAGGATAATTGTAGTTGGGAAGGTTTGGAGACCCAGCGTTGTAGCTTGGTACTAAACTAGGGGGAGGAGGCGGGGGAGGGGGTTGTAATAGCCCAGCACTGTGCAAAGGAGAAGGATGTGGGGATGGGAGGGCGGGGGTACTCTGGCCACTGTAGCTAGAATGCAGGTAGGAGCCGTTGTAGCTGGCTGTATATTCCTGAGAGGGAAGGCCCGAGTGGAGAGTAGTGGCTGTGTGACTCCCACAGTTACTACTGGAATAGCTAGGCTCAGACAAGCTGCTGGCCACCCCTGGGGAGCTGCCTATGCTAGCTGACACATCTGTAGGGGGTAGGGCAGCTGTCATTCCAGCTTTGCTCACAGATATAACATCTGGAGCACAGTTCATTGGGTAAATCCCCTCCTGCCAGGATTCATTCTCTGACTTTCGTCCATTCATGAGTCCAGTAGCGCTATCAGAGTAGGAGCACAGCAGGGTTCTTTCATTTGGGCCTTCTAGGATCCCAGAGTACTTCTCTGCATATTTCTTAAGCAGATTGGAGGCAGTCAGTGCAGAGATGTCATCATTTGCCCACGCATACTGGTATGTTCGCTGTAAGTGCCCCCGGTAGGCCTCTACTTTGTGTGCTGGCGAGCGGGTAGTGGATGAGATGTCAAAGTGTTGTTCTGCCCATTGTGTGTGCTCTGGGGTCCACTGCATCTTTAGACCTAGATATTCCACATAAGGAAGAAATATGTCAATGTAAGCACtgaattgtggttcatcatcatTTAAATGTAAGAATCTGATATTCCTAAATGTTCTAtagtgaaacattcaaacatagTGAAAAAGTCCataagtgtttttctttttgtgtgatGAGTggtaaaaaaattacaaaggaaaaaaaaaaaagacatttgtttAACCTATGTACTGAGAGGGCTAAAATTAGTTTTCTACAATATCTGAATTTCATACAAATTGCTTCATAATCTCTAAATGTCTCTTACATGACAGACAACAATATCTGAATACACATCACAGACACTATGAGGATGTGGGACCCAACACTTGGTAACGGTGGTGTAATCCACCCAACACAGAGCAGAATGACACAGACATTGCAGGTCAGTCTATAATCCAACTCTCATCTGAGGCATTCTGAGACAGTTTCAAATCTGCTTGGAGGACAGCAGCAAAGCAATCTTCCTTGGCAGCGCTCTGTTGCTTTCATCACACAAACCCCTCAGCCCAGCATGAATTACATCCACATCAAGTCTGCCTACTGCTTCCTCATCGGCAGAGTGAGGATGGGAAAAACATGCTTCACTTGTCTTTTTCTCCCCAGCCTCTCTATATAGACTTAAAGGTTTGAATGACAGAAATAATCAAGTTAAATACTAAAGTCGATCTGCAAATAAAAGTTTTTACTCATGCTGTCATCTATTACTCTGGGATTATCAGAGGATATACTATACCCCCAAAGAATTTAGACTATTAGAGATTACAGCTCAAGACAATCTGATAGTGTACACAGTCTCACACATCTCTCATGAACACTAATCTGACCAAATGCCAGAACAAGATATGAGAGAGGATGCATTCAACTAAACTGTCCCTGCCTGTTAGAATGTCTGAATAGCACTGCAgtgatatactgtatatttcagTAGGTTAAGTCTCCATCACAGGATTTAAGCAACATGCAGCTACTGTCCAGATTACAAATGCTGTTGATTCCCTTCTGACTCCCTCCCAGCCATTTGCCCACCAGCAACTCTAGACAAAGGCAGCTAATTAGCGGGATGATGCTGCACTAATTGTGTTAATTTACATGGTTTTAGTCAAAGAGATCCATGCTATAGCTCACATGGTTGTCAACCATCCGAGCTAATgataaaggaaagaaaacctGAGGCAAAAAGCCTATACATAAAAATAGCAAAGCCATAATGTGGTTGAATAGAAAGGTTTACCAATATGCAGATAATGACACGTAAAACCAAATACTATTATTATGGAGAACAATGATAAAGAATAAGcaataaaattagaaacaataaaatgtaaaaaatattggtgtcacacaccaacacaaaacCATACAAAAAAAGGTCAATTCAATCAAATATTTCTAATGTTAATGAACTAAAGAGAATGATGCATCTACACTCTTGAGAATTTCAAAAGTAATCACTGACTAACACTACTGTGTTAGTCACCCATTATCCTCCAGATCAACTATTTTTCTAGGTCTGTAGGTGGTCAAATGCAAATTAAAGAgtttacagaagaaaaaaatattttaccatCACAGCCTGacacctgttttcttttttccttctttgctatgcctttttttttttttaaactaactgtacaatatatatttttcctgAGGAAAATATcacataatgaagaccatgTTTGTAAAACAGCAACTACCACTGCAGTATCCACAAGTATCATGATGATGGGCTCTGAAAAATCATTCAGTAGAGTTCTTTAACACTCAAGGCACATTTTGTCAATAACAAAATTGCACACAGCTTATTGAATGAGCTTTTTCTATTACAGCTAATCCTCTCTGAACAATGTGCCACTTTGGACAATCAAAGAAGTGCTTCTAGCAAAGCGTACTTGAGATCACTGATCATCAAGTATTTTATAAAAGGAGACCATTCAAGATTATCAAAATACAGTGCACTGCTAAAATACAGTAGATTTGCACTTTCTACATAGAAAATAACTTAgacctagaaaaaaaaacttgccatATAGAGAAATGCATACATAATGCAAGTGTAACTGAATTATACTATAGTAGTGAAATAAATGGCTATTACATACACAAGCAACACGATACAAATTCTCATAATTGGTATAACTGGGTGCTTTCAGTACATCAGCCAGTTTAATTATACTGAGACATTTATAAACAATAGTATTTTAGCAAGAATCAGACTTTGAAATAGTCTGATAAAGACAAAGGTTATGGAATGGATGATAAATGCATCCCAAGAGACAGCATGAGTACTCATAAATGCTATACACATACAGAAAGACAGGCAATCAATTACACATGTAGACACTAATCCATAAAGAGCCACAAATTCATGTGTACCCACACATAGCAAATGAATATAATGCGCTCCTACTATGGTTTTATATTACAATCTTGTTCTTTATTCTACCCTCATAGAAATTCAAATACAACATCCACAAGTTCCTTTGTCCTTATTTGAAATGGTATAATTACAGAGTACTCTAttagaggaatgttttcagataGCCTCAGGGCTCGAGCTCAAATTCCACTCGTCAGCCAGTCACAAATAAGGGCTTTGTTagacttttctgtgtttgttaaTTCATAGGTCTCAATAATCCTGTATGGCATATTTAAGATGATCACTGTAAGAACACACATATTTTGGAGTTACGACTGACCCCACAATAAAAATTTATTTGACAAAAGACATCATTGTCCTGCACAAAAATAGTAGAATAAGCAACCTCATTAGAAGTGATGTCCTGACAGGTTAtgttatacattatacattatatacaCAATATCATCAAAGAAGATCAGGTgaagataaaatacattttgcacGTGATGCTATGCTGcgttatgatgtttaatttcTGGTTGAGTGATCATCATCGATGAAACAGAGATGCTGACCTTTTTGGGAACTATTAATCTGGTAGCCTAGGCCGTTTTTAAGCAAACAAGCGTGGGCCTCCACTCTGTCCATCCAATTTCCTAGTGCGTAAATTGGACCACCGCTTGCACAATTCTCTATTCATTACTGTGCTGCTGAAAGGAAGCACAGAGGTGGCAGAgtggttttcttttcctttttccgtctatgtgtgtgagtgtgagtgagagagaaagcaaaaTGCCTTCCAGGAGGGTTCCCAAGCATAAAGAGCTGGactttccttcctcttttttgGGTTTGGGGGAGGGGAAattggggtggtgggggggtgggggtgaaagCTGTCGTAATTGAAACGCGGCCTAATCAGACTCATTACCATTTTTACCAATTTGCACCACCAAAGATGCTTATTAGGTAACTGTGTTTAATAAGCCGCTCTTTAGAAAACTAACTGTAATGAGCTCTTTAAAGTCAAACTTGAGTGTGATTATGCACTGGAAGTGTTTTGCAGAGCTAAAGCAGACTGGTACATTTAGTCATGTACAATGTCATAATTAAGCTGCACAAACTCTGCACTTCACACCACACAATAGTCCCAGCTGAGGCAGTAGACATGCTGAAAAGTATTTATAATTACTGATCATTACAACCCTGGGGTTTTCATCGCTGGACGTAAACATAATTATGGGAGCTTTTGCTTTTATTCTGCACACAGAGCTCTCTACTTGACAAGCGTGAAAATATTGCAGACAGACAGTAATtatgtttataaataaaaacaagctgATATTCATATTCAAATTCACTGGAGATATTCTAAGTAGGGGTGGGGCAAAACATTCTAATACAATGTGAAATGGTAATCGGTATGGCTACAGACAGTCATTCATCTCACATATCAAGTTAA from Archocentrus centrarchus isolate MPI-CPG fArcCen1 chromosome 21, fArcCen1, whole genome shotgun sequence carries:
- the fign gene encoding fidgetin — its product is MQWTPEHTQWAEQHFDISSTTRSPAHKVEAYRGHLQRTYQYAWANDDISALTASNLLKKYAEKYSGILEGPNERTLLCSYSDSATGLMNGRKSENESWQEGIYPMNCAPDVISVSKAGMTAALPPTDVSASIGSSPGVASSLSEPSYSSSNCGSHTATTLHSGLPSQEYTASYNGSYLHSSYSGQSTPALPSPHPSPLHSAGLLQPPPPPPPPSLVPSYNAGSPNLPNYNYPPTGYASQTAVGPGYSPGGAPPPSAYLPSGIAAPTPIPPSTLPGYAYQSNNHTPIAPTPLNGSTSNSLKRKAFYMSGHGDMDSSYGNFSYNQQRSAQSPMYRIVDGSVSDSNRGSGFERNAEASSLAFKPTKQPISSDQQRKFNLHSGRALTPPSYGSTKSSAGDLRTNEPYSKFESPIMSEQTEEHRQHLSHSLTGSDIGTATSSIHAAEEQLKNSDSNLVELVTTEILQQGSPVDWSDIAGLDMAKAAIKEEILWPILRPDMFSGLATLPRSLLLFGPQGTGRTLLARCMANQLGAAFLRLSSSALVTKWLGEGDKIIQASFLMARCRQPAVVFISEVDLLLSAQLSEESPVNHLKTELLIQLDSILTSTEDHVLVVCSTSKPEEIPESVRRYFTKRLLIPLPDGTARHQIISQLLSQHNYCLSDKEMSLLVQRTEGFSGLDVVQLCQEAVVGPLHGMPGTDLSNIHPSQMRPISYQDFDNVFCKFQPSISQKELDMYTEWNKMFGCSH